A stretch of the Thiohalospira halophila DSM 15071 genome encodes the following:
- the asd gene encoding aspartate-semialdehyde dehydrogenase, with translation MKRVGIVGWRGMVGSVLTERMRAEGDFDHFEPVFFSTSRAGGTGPDIGRETPPVADANDVDALAAMDIIVTTQGGDYTTTLHRALRQAGWKGHWIDAASTLRMAEESLIVLDPVNRDVIEQGIHNGVRDFVGGNCTVSLMLMAIGGLFRQGLVEWVSPMTYQAASGSGARHMRELLEQMGALHGAVADELADPASAILAIDRQVTDTLRSDALPTENWGFPLAGSLLPWLDAEMASGQSKEEWKAEVETNKILGRQGDPIPIDGLCVRVGAMRSHSQALTIKLTRDAPLDEVEAILGEANDWVSVVPNEKEASLSRLTPAAVTGTLDVPVGRLRKLSMGGEYLSAFTAGDQLLWGAAEPLRRTLRILLEAE, from the coding sequence ATGAAGCGCGTAGGCATCGTGGGCTGGCGCGGCATGGTGGGTTCGGTCCTCACCGAGCGCATGCGCGCCGAGGGCGACTTTGACCACTTCGAGCCGGTCTTCTTCTCCACCTCCCGGGCCGGCGGTACCGGGCCGGACATCGGCCGGGAGACCCCGCCGGTGGCCGACGCCAACGACGTCGACGCCCTGGCGGCCATGGATATCATCGTCACCACCCAGGGTGGGGACTACACCACGACCCTGCATCGGGCGCTGCGCCAGGCGGGCTGGAAGGGCCACTGGATCGACGCCGCCTCCACCCTGCGCATGGCCGAGGAGAGCCTCATCGTCCTCGACCCGGTGAACCGCGACGTGATCGAGCAGGGTATCCACAACGGGGTGCGCGACTTCGTCGGCGGCAACTGCACCGTCAGCCTCATGCTCATGGCCATCGGCGGCCTCTTCCGCCAGGGCCTGGTGGAGTGGGTGAGCCCCATGACCTACCAGGCCGCCTCTGGCTCCGGCGCCCGCCACATGCGCGAGCTGCTGGAGCAGATGGGGGCGCTCCACGGCGCCGTGGCCGACGAGCTCGCCGATCCGGCCAGTGCCATCCTTGCCATCGACCGCCAGGTCACCGACACCCTGCGCAGCGATGCGCTGCCCACCGAGAACTGGGGCTTCCCCCTGGCCGGCAGCCTGCTGCCCTGGCTGGATGCCGAGATGGCCTCCGGCCAGAGCAAGGAGGAGTGGAAGGCCGAGGTGGAGACCAACAAGATCCTCGGCCGCCAGGGCGATCCCATCCCCATCGACGGCCTCTGCGTGCGGGTGGGGGCCATGCGTTCCCACAGCCAGGCGCTGACCATCAAGCTTACCCGGGATGCGCCGCTGGACGAGGTCGAGGCCATCCTGGGGGAGGCCAACGACTGGGTCTCCGTGGTTCCCAACGAGAAGGAGGCGAGCCTGAGCCGGCTCACTCCCGCGGCGGTCACCGGCACCCTGGACGTGCCGGTGGGCCGGCTGCGGAAGCTCTCCATGGGGGGCGAGTACCTCTCCGCCTTCACCGCCGGCGACCAGCTCCTGTGGGGCGCCGCCGAGCCCCTGCGCCGGACCCTGCGTATCCTCCTGGAGGCCGAATGA
- the leuB gene encoding 3-isopropylmalate dehydrogenase: MTQQILVLPGDGIGPEIVTEAVKVLDALRDRHGLDITTVEGLVGGAAYEAEGHPLPEETLQMARESNAVLLGAVGGPQWEALDRPLRPEQGLLGLRSELELFANLRPAILYPQLAEASTLKPEVVAGLDIIIVRELTGGIYFGQPRGVRTNAAGEREGYNTFVYSESEIRRIGRVAFETARRRGGRLCSVDKANVLEATELWRQVITELHAEYPDVELSHMYVDNAAMQLVREPKQFDVVVTSNMFGDILSDAAAQLTGSIGMLPSASLNADGTGMYEPIHGSAPDIAGQGAANPLATILSVAMMLRHSLGAPALADAVEAAVGRVLDGGLRTPDIHYAGTTRATTAEMGDAVVAELKQ, from the coding sequence ATGACGCAACAGATCCTGGTCCTGCCCGGGGATGGTATCGGCCCCGAGATCGTCACCGAGGCGGTGAAGGTCCTGGACGCCCTCCGCGATCGCCACGGCCTGGACATCACCACCGTGGAGGGGCTGGTGGGCGGCGCCGCCTACGAGGCCGAGGGCCACCCGCTGCCCGAGGAGACCCTGCAGATGGCGCGCGAGTCGAACGCGGTGCTCCTGGGCGCGGTGGGCGGCCCGCAGTGGGAGGCCCTGGACCGCCCCCTGCGCCCGGAGCAGGGCCTGCTGGGGCTGCGCTCGGAGCTCGAGCTCTTCGCCAATCTCCGGCCCGCCATCCTCTATCCCCAGCTCGCCGAGGCCTCCACCCTCAAGCCGGAGGTGGTGGCCGGGCTGGACATCATCATCGTCCGCGAGCTCACCGGCGGGATCTACTTCGGTCAGCCGCGGGGCGTGCGGACTAACGCCGCGGGCGAGCGCGAGGGCTACAACACCTTCGTCTACAGCGAGTCGGAGATCCGGCGCATCGGCCGGGTCGCCTTCGAGACGGCGCGGCGCCGGGGCGGCCGGCTCTGCTCCGTGGACAAGGCCAACGTCCTGGAGGCCACCGAGCTCTGGCGCCAGGTGATCACCGAACTGCACGCCGAGTATCCCGACGTGGAGCTCTCCCACATGTACGTGGACAACGCCGCCATGCAGCTGGTGCGCGAGCCCAAGCAGTTCGACGTGGTGGTCACCTCCAACATGTTCGGCGACATCCTCTCCGATGCCGCCGCCCAGCTCACCGGCTCCATCGGCATGCTGCCCTCGGCCTCCCTGAACGCCGATGGTACCGGCATGTACGAGCCCATCCACGGCTCGGCGCCGGACATCGCCGGTCAGGGTGCGGCCAATCCCCTGGCCACCATCCTCTCCGTGGCCATGATGCTGCGCCACTCCCTGGGCGCGCCGGCACTGGCCGACGCCGTCGAGGCCGCCGTGGGCCGGGTCCTGGACGGCGGTCTGCGGACCCCGGACATCCACTACGCCGGCACCACGCGCGCCACCACCGCCGAGATGGGTGATGCCGTGGTGGCGGAGCTCAAGCAGTGA
- the leuD gene encoding 3-isopropylmalate dehydratase small subunit, producing MEALTHHQGLVAPLDRANVDTDAIIPKQFLKSVKRTGFGPNLFDEWRYLDHGEPGQDHSQRRENPDFVLNQPRYRGASILLARENFGCGSSREHAPWALADYGFRVIIAPSFADIFYNNCFKNGLLPVVLDAETVDRLFRETAATEGYELTVDLAAQTVTTPGGEAIPFEVDPARKRRLLEGLDDIGLTLEYADAIRAYEARRREEAPWLFAGIRDNG from the coding sequence ATGGAGGCCCTGACCCACCACCAGGGGCTCGTGGCCCCGCTGGACCGCGCCAACGTGGATACCGACGCCATCATCCCGAAGCAGTTTCTGAAGTCGGTGAAGCGCACCGGTTTCGGCCCCAATCTCTTCGACGAGTGGCGCTATCTGGACCACGGCGAGCCGGGCCAGGACCACAGCCAGCGCCGGGAGAACCCGGACTTCGTTCTCAACCAGCCGCGCTATCGGGGGGCATCCATCCTCCTGGCGCGGGAGAACTTTGGCTGCGGCAGTTCCCGGGAACACGCCCCCTGGGCGCTGGCCGACTACGGCTTCCGGGTGATCATCGCCCCGAGCTTCGCCGACATCTTCTACAACAACTGCTTCAAGAACGGCCTGCTGCCGGTGGTCCTGGACGCGGAGACGGTGGACCGGCTCTTCCGCGAGACCGCGGCCACCGAGGGCTACGAGCTGACGGTGGACCTGGCGGCGCAGACCGTCACCACCCCCGGTGGCGAGGCCATCCCCTTCGAGGTGGACCCGGCGCGCAAGCGCCGTCTGCTGGAGGGGCTGGACGACATCGGCCTGACCCTGGAATACGCCGACGCCATCCGCGCCTACGAGGCGCGCCGGCGGGAAGAGGCGCCCTGGCTCTTCGCCGGCATTCGCGACAACGGTTAA
- the leuC gene encoding 3-isopropylmalate dehydratase large subunit: MAGKTLYDKLWDAHVVATDPDGTALLYIDRHLVHEVTSPQAFEGLRLAGRRPWHAESVLATPDHNVPTTDRAQGITDATSRIQVETLDDNCAEYGITEFRMDDIRQGIVHVIGPEEGATLPGMTVVCGDSHTSTHGAFGCLAHGIGTSEVEHVLATQCLWQSKSKNMQVRVEGHVGPGVTAKDIVLHIIGTIGTAGGTGSAIEFAGEAIQDLSVEGRMTVCNMAIEAGARAGMVAVDDKTIDYFRDRPYAPAGEQWDQAVAAWRDLHSDPDAEFDRVVRIDAAAIEPQVSWGTSPEMVAGVDGVVPDPADAADAVQRDGWQRALEYMALEPGTPITAIRPDRIFIGSCTNSRIEDLRAAAEVVRGRRVADSVTQAMVVPGSGLVKQQAEAEGLDRIFTEAGFEWRAPGCSMCLAMNADRLEPGERCASTSNRNFEGRQGQGGRTHLVSPAMAAAAAVFGHFVDVREL, translated from the coding sequence ATGGCCGGCAAGACCCTCTACGACAAGCTCTGGGACGCCCACGTGGTGGCCACCGACCCGGATGGCACCGCGCTTCTCTATATCGACCGCCACCTGGTCCACGAGGTCACCTCGCCCCAGGCCTTCGAGGGTCTGCGCCTGGCGGGGCGGCGGCCGTGGCACGCGGAGAGTGTCCTGGCGACCCCGGACCACAACGTCCCCACTACCGACCGGGCGCAGGGAATCACCGACGCCACCTCGCGGATCCAGGTGGAGACGCTGGATGACAACTGCGCCGAATACGGCATCACCGAATTCCGGATGGACGATATCCGTCAGGGCATCGTCCACGTTATCGGTCCGGAGGAGGGCGCCACGCTCCCCGGCATGACCGTGGTCTGCGGCGACTCCCACACCTCCACTCACGGCGCCTTCGGCTGCCTGGCCCACGGTATCGGCACCTCCGAGGTGGAGCATGTCCTGGCCACCCAGTGCCTGTGGCAGTCCAAGTCGAAGAACATGCAGGTGCGGGTGGAGGGCCACGTGGGCCCGGGCGTCACCGCCAAGGACATCGTCCTCCACATCATCGGCACCATCGGTACTGCGGGCGGGACCGGCTCGGCCATCGAGTTCGCGGGCGAGGCCATCCAGGACCTCTCCGTGGAGGGCCGGATGACCGTCTGCAACATGGCCATCGAGGCCGGCGCCCGGGCCGGCATGGTGGCGGTGGACGACAAGACCATCGACTACTTCCGCGATCGGCCCTATGCGCCCGCCGGCGAGCAGTGGGACCAGGCGGTGGCCGCCTGGCGGGACCTGCACAGCGACCCGGATGCCGAGTTCGATCGGGTGGTGCGCATTGATGCTGCCGCCATCGAGCCCCAGGTCTCCTGGGGGACCTCGCCGGAGATGGTCGCCGGTGTCGACGGGGTGGTGCCCGATCCGGCCGACGCCGCCGACGCCGTTCAGCGCGACGGCTGGCAGCGCGCCCTGGAATACATGGCGCTGGAGCCCGGTACGCCGATCACCGCCATCCGCCCGGACCGGATCTTCATCGGCTCCTGCACCAACTCCCGCATCGAGGACCTGCGTGCCGCCGCCGAGGTGGTGCGCGGCCGGCGGGTGGCCGACTCCGTCACCCAGGCCATGGTGGTCCCCGGCTCCGGGCTGGTGAAGCAGCAGGCGGAGGCCGAGGGGCTGGACCGGATCTTCACCGAGGCCGGCTTCGAGTGGCGCGCCCCGGGCTGCTCCATGTGCCTGGCCATGAATGCCGATCGGCTGGAGCCGGGGGAGCGCTGCGCCTCCACCTCCAACCGCAATTTCGAGGGCCGGCAGGGCCAGGGGGGGCGGACCCACCTGGTGAGCCCGGCCATGGCCGCCGCCGCGGCGGTCTTCGGCCACTTCGTCGACGTGAGGGAGCTGTAG